CCCAGATTCATGCCAAAGGGGAGGAATACTGCTGAAAGCAGCATGGCGCCGACAACCAGTTCGATGTCGAGGGCCATCCTGAAAAAAGCCAGGCAGCGCCCGGAGTATTCGGTGAACGGACCGGCCACGATTTCTGTTTCAGCGTCAGGAATGTCAAAGGGTGTCTTTTCGAGCTTTCCGAGCAGGCAGACAAGGGCTACAACGAAACCCGGCAGGTTGAATAAAACAAACAGCGGGTGGGTGCCGTAAAATAGAACGACCTTGGAGAGTGACCAGTCGTCTGCAAGCATCGCAGCGGCCAGTATCGCCATGAACAGGGGAATTTCATAACCGAAGAGTTGGGTCAGTGTGCGTACTGCGCCCACCAGTGAATAAATTGATCTCGAATACCACCCGCCCAGGAAAAAGGTGAAGGTGGGAATCGTAAGCAGATAAAGAATCACGATCAGGTCGCCGGAGAAGGAAAACAATGCCTGTGAACCCCAGATGGGAATATAAATAGAAGCTGTGATCACAGAAGCGAGCGCTAGAATCGGCATCAGCCTGAAGGCTTCTTCGTCCGCGCAGTCAGGGACCAGGTCTTCTTTGGCCAGCAGTTTCAGAAAATCCGCCCAGGGCTGAAACCAGGGTGGGCCTTTCCTGTTCTGCAGCCTGGCGTACATGATGCGGTCGACGTATTCAGCCGTCATCCCGAATACCAGGAGAAAAATGAAACCGGGAAAGATCAGGATTTGCAGAACAGATGTAACCATTTATCTCACCCCGCGCAATTCAAGTTTGCGATTGAGAGTCGCGAAGTCGATGCCTCGTTTCCTGTGCCAGTCGATGCCCATCTGCCGCACCTGCTCCCATTCAAAGGTTTCTTTGTTCTTGAAATCCTTAGTGACTGAAATCATCCTGTCCGTGCAGGAGAAGCAGGGATCAATCGCTGCGACCACGATCGGCAGGTCTGCGAGAAATCCGTCTTCCAGCATTTTGGCGACAGACTGGAGGTTGGACATGGTTGGAGCTCTGACCTTGACCCGCTCCGGTTTCTCAGAGCCGTTCCCTTTGACATAGTGAATGTCTTCGCCTCTGGGTGCTTCGTATCTGCTGACCGCTTCGTTGGCAGGGAATTTCCGGGGAGCTTTGACTGTGATAGGTCCTTCAGGCAGGTTTTTAAGAATCTGGCGAACCAGTTTGTAAGATTCCATCAGTTCTAAAAGGCGCACCACAGCGCGTCCGAATACATCGCAATGATTGTCTGTGATCACCTTGAAATCGAGTTCCGCATATGCTGCGTAAGGGTCGTCTCTGCGCACATCGTGAGGAACGTTTGACGCACGTCCTGTCGGACCGACAGCACCGAGTTTTACAGCATCCTCATGGCTGAGTTTTCCTACATTGGATAAGCGCTCGATCAGGGTGGCTTCTTCAGTCGCCACTCCAATGTAAAATTTCGTAGCCTCTTCAAGCTTATCGATGCCTGCGAGAATTTCTTTGATCTGATCGGCGTTGAGATCACGGCGCACACCGCCGATGGTGTTGATGCCGTAGTTGACACGATTGCCTGTAGTAGAAGCCAGCAGGTCCATCACGATTTCGCGGTCCCGCCAGGTATACATCAGCAGGGTGTCGAAGCCTACTTCATGGCCTGCCACACCCAGCCAGAGAAGGTGGCTGTGGATGCGTTCCAGTTCAGCGATCAGGGTGCGGATGTAGATGCCGCGCTTCGGGACTTCCAGCCCGGCTATTTCTTCCACTGCCTGAATGAAGCAGGTGGAATGGGAATGGGAGCAGATCCCGCAGACCCTCTCCAGCAGATACAGGCACTGGATAAAAGTGCGCTGTTCACAGGCCTTTTCAATTCCCCGATGATTATAACCGAGCATGATATTGGTGGAGGTGATTTTTTCGCCGCGCAACTGCATCAGAAAGCTGGCAGGTTCCTTTAAGGCTGGATGCTGAGGTCCAACCGGTATCTTGACTTCGCCGAATTTAGACATTGGCACCCCCATCAGCTTTGGCAGGATTCTTCGGCTGCCAGTTCTTACGCAGGGGATATTCTCCCGAAGGCCAGTCTTCAGGCAGGGGATAATGCCTGCCTGGTGGAAGATTCGCCACTTTAATCCCCAGCATGTCTTCGAGCTCCCGTTCGTAAATGTGCCCGCCAGGGAAAGTGCCTGTGATGGACTGAATGACGGGATTATCTTTAGGAATGTGAATTTTCAGATTCAAGACCATCTGCGCATCGCCGCTCAGATGGTAGATTGCGGCAAAATCGGTTCCTTCGTCCAGGCCGGTAATTGTGCAGAGATGAGTGAAGGAGATGGAATGTGCGAATTTCACGACTTCGATCAGCCGGTCCGGCGGGACTTCGACGAAAATCCGGCGTGCCCTTTTGATGACCAGCGAGTCTTTTAAAAATGGAAATTTATCACTCAACTCCTGTTTGACTTTTTCCTCTATCGCCATCTGTTTTCCTCCGAATCCAGCACTATTTCAGGCTTGATAAAAGTTTGGCCACCCCGTCGATGATCGCCTTGGGACTGGCCGGGCAGCCGGGAATGTAAGCCGATACCGGGATCGCCATGTTGATGCCGCCCTTGACGCAGTAGCAGCCGTTGAATACTCCTCCGCTGCAGGCGCAGGTACC
This DNA window, taken from Candidatus Wallbacteria bacterium, encodes the following:
- a CDS encoding NADH-quinone oxidoreductase subunit H, with the translated sequence MVTSVLQILIFPGFIFLLVFGMTAEYVDRIMYARLQNRKGPPWFQPWADFLKLLAKEDLVPDCADEEAFRLMPILALASVITASIYIPIWGSQALFSFSGDLIVILYLLTIPTFTFFLGGWYSRSIYSLVGAVRTLTQLFGYEIPLFMAILAAAMLADDWSLSKVVLFYGTHPLFVLFNLPGFVVALVCLLGKLEKTPFDIPDAETEIVAGPFTEYSGRCLAFFRMALDIELVVGAMLLSAVFLPFGMNLGAGIGFVLYILKSLLIICLLAVARTVVARLRIDQMISFCWTYLAPVAFLQIVLNLFIKGFLPK
- a CDS encoding nickel-dependent hydrogenase large subunit; protein product: MSKFGEVKIPVGPQHPALKEPASFLMQLRGEKITSTNIMLGYNHRGIEKACEQRTFIQCLYLLERVCGICSHSHSTCFIQAVEEIAGLEVPKRGIYIRTLIAELERIHSHLLWLGVAGHEVGFDTLLMYTWRDREIVMDLLASTTGNRVNYGINTIGGVRRDLNADQIKEILAGIDKLEEATKFYIGVATEEATLIERLSNVGKLSHEDAVKLGAVGPTGRASNVPHDVRRDDPYAAYAELDFKVITDNHCDVFGRAVVRLLELMESYKLVRQILKNLPEGPITVKAPRKFPANEAVSRYEAPRGEDIHYVKGNGSEKPERVKVRAPTMSNLQSVAKMLEDGFLADLPIVVAAIDPCFSCTDRMISVTKDFKNKETFEWEQVRQMGIDWHRKRGIDFATLNRKLELRGVR
- a CDS encoding NADH-quinone oxidoreductase subunit C translates to MAIEEKVKQELSDKFPFLKDSLVIKRARRIFVEVPPDRLIEVVKFAHSISFTHLCTITGLDEGTDFAAIYHLSGDAQMVLNLKIHIPKDNPVIQSITGTFPGGHIYERELEDMLGIKVANLPPGRHYPLPEDWPSGEYPLRKNWQPKNPAKADGGANV